CCTGTGCATCCGTTACCCCATGACCTGCTAAAAATAGTATCGTTGTGTCTAAAGCCCCTGCCTTCTCTGTCTGCTCCCTTAATGCCTTTTCCACCATATCGGATGTTATTATTGTATTCCTGTCATCTGTCAGGATTTTAATATCAACCTTTTTATAGAGTGTCCCTTCTAACTTTTGTAACTGTGCGGCTATTCCCCTTGCATCGAGCGGGGGAGATTTAAGCTGCTGTTCTAATGGCAGCTCAGGATAATGGCTTATGCCGGCTGCCACAACATAGAGTGTCCCCTTACCGTATTGCGACCCTTTAGTTTCGCTTTCAACTGTGGTTTCATGGCTGTTTTCCGCCCACTGGTTTTCCACTGTAACCCTTATGTGGTTTTTCTTTTCAAACAGGGCTGCCGTATATTTCAGAATATCCCCGGGTTTTGCACCTTTTAATTCCCGTTCTGCCTCAGTTAATACCTGCGCCCCGTTTATGTAAAGGGTTATCCGTTCAGGGGCTGTAGTTGTATTCTTGCCAAGCCGAACCTTTATATCAGCATTGCCGTCTTTTGCAATATCCACTGAGGCGATTTTCACATCAACAGGCGCCCGTTTGATAAGCTCAGCCACTGTTATATCCTGCAGTCCTGCCTCCTAGACTGCCAAATCGCCTGACCCTGATTTCAGGGTGTTTTTTATGACATCAGGACGATAGAGATATTTCCTGAACTGTCTTGCAGTATAGTAATCAGCGCTGTTTTCAGGACCCTTGTT
This portion of the Nitrospirota bacterium genome encodes:
- a CDS encoding caspase family protein; amino-acid sequence: MAELIKRAPVDVKIASVDIAKDGNADIKVRLGKNTTTAPERITLYINGAQVLTEAERELKGAKPGDILKYTAALFEKKNHIRVTVENQWAENSHETTVESETKGSQYGKGTLYVVAAGISHYPELPLEQQLKSPPLDARGIAAQLQKLEGTLYKKVDIKILTDDRNTIITSDMVEKALREQTEKAGALDTTILFLAGHGVTDAQGSYHFVTADTKILSAWGEQLNMKQGTSLDWKRLHSILDKTMGRRVVFVDTCQAGEVFSDNKTDIKRLVKDIHDVNAIVYSGTSRQDAGVETSKGGVFTLSMLSGFDGKAAYDGNILPFTRLRDYVDKEVPRLNRDIMLGLYRDLKIKQTKEEDVNFDGVQKPVAVMPTGMERFIIYAR